The genomic segment GTCGCGGCCGTCGCGCGCCCGCTTCTCGCCGGCGATATCCCCGCCGCGCGTCAGGCCGTCGCGATGATCGTCGGGCGCGACCCCTCGCGCCTCGACAGCGCGGGCGTGGCGCGCGCGGCCCTCGAGAGCCTCGCCGAGAACAGCTCCGACGGCATCGTCGCGCCGCTTTTCTGGGGCGTGGTCGCGGGCCTGCCCGGGATCGCGGCCTACAAGGCGATCAACACGCTCGATTCGATGATCGGCCACCGCACGCCGCGCCATGAGGCCTTCGGCTGGGCCTCGGCGCGGATCGACGATTGGGTGAACCTGATCCCCGCGCGGCTCACCGGGCTGCTCTTTGCGCTGGCCTCGGGGCGGCCCGGGCGCGGGCTGCGGGTGATGGCCCGCGACGCGCGCGCCCACCGCTCGCCCAACGCCGGCTGGCCCGAGGCCGCGATGGCCGGCGCGCTCGGTGTGCGGCTCTCGGGCCCGCGCGTCTATGCCGATCGGGTCGCCGAGGAGCCCTGGCTCAACGGCACCTGCCCCGATCCGTTTCCGGCTGACCTCGCGCGCGGACTTGCGCTATACGCCCGGGCGATGGCTCTGGGCGTTGCGCTGATCGCGCTCGCCGCGGCGGGGGGGATCTGATGCGCGACCATGGCGGCAATATCGATCAGGCGCGGGCCGCGTATGGCGGCGCCGATTGGATCGACCTCTCGACCGGCATCAACCGCGTGCCCTATCCGCTGCCCGCGCTCTCGCCCGAGGCCTGGACGATGCTGCCCACGGCCGAGGCCAAGGCGGGCCTGATCGCCGCGGCGCGCGCGGCCTTCGGCACCGAGGCGCCGGGCGTCGCGCTCGCAGGCGCGCAGGCCGCGATCCAGCTCTTGCCGCGTCTGCTTGGCCCCGGGCGGGCGCGGGTGCTTGGGCCCACCTATAACGAACATGCCGCGAGCCTGCGGGCGGGCGGTTGGGCGGTCGAGGAGGTGGAGACGCTCGAAGGTCTCGCGGGCGCCGATCTCGCCGTGGTGGTGAACCCCAACAACCCCGATGGCCGCACCCATGCGCCCGCCGCGCTGCGCGCGCTTGCGCCCCGCGTCGGCCAGCTTGTCGTCGATGAGAGCTTCGCCGACCCGGTGCCGGGGCTGTCGCTGCTTGCCGACCCGGGCGAGATCCTCGTGCTGCGCTCGTTTGGCAAGTTCTGGGGGCTCGCTGGGCTGCGGCTCGGCTTCGCCTTCGGCCCCGCGGCGCGGATCGCCGGGCTCGCCGAGATGGCCGGGCCCTGGCCGGTCTCGGGCGCGGCGATCGAGATCGGGCGCGTGGCGCTCGCCGATACCGCCTGGCGCGCGGCCACGATCGCGCGGCTCACCGCCGAGGCGGCGCGGATCGACGCGCTCGCCGCCCGCGCGGGCTGGCGCCTCGTCGGCGGCACGGCGCTCTTTCGCAGCTATGACACGCCCGACGCCGCCGCGGCGCAGGACCGGCTCGCCCGGGCGCGGATCTGGTCGCGGATCTTTCCCTATTCGCCCCGCTGGATCCGGCTCGGCCTGCCGGGCGGCGGCGCGGAATGGCAGCGGCTGGAGGAGGCGCTCGTCTGATGGAATTCGATGACCTCGCGCGCGAGGCGCTCGCGCGGATTTTGCGCTGGCGCCGCGATGTGCGCCATTTTCGCCCCGATCCGGTCGCCGAGCCGGTGCTCGAGCGGCTGCGCGCCGCGATGGATTGCGCGCCCTCGGTCGGCAATGCGCGCCCCTGGCGGGTGATGCGCGTGGAGAGCCCCGCGATCCGCGCCGAGGTGCGGGCGATTTTCGAGCGTTGCAACGCCGAGGCCGCCGGCCAATACGCGGGCGCGCGCGCCTCGGCCTATGCCCAGCTCAAGCTGCAAGGCATGGATGCCGCCCCCGTGCAGCTCGCGGTTTTCACCGTCACCGACCCGGAGGCGGGCCACCGCCTTGGCCGTCTCACCATGCCCGAGACGCTGCGCCAATCGACCGCGATGGCGATCTACACGCTCTGGCTCGCGGCGCGGGCCGAGAACCTCGGGCTCGGCATGGTCTCGATCCTCGACCCGGAGGCGGTGGCGCGCGCAGTCGGCGCGCCGGCGGGCTGGGAATTCGCGGCCTGGCTCTGCATCGGGCACCCCGAGTTCACCGACGACACGCCGCTTCTGCACCGCGCCGGCTGGCAGGAAAATGCGCCGACCGTCTGGGACAAGATCTAGCGGGCGAGGCCGAGAAGCCCCCCCACATCGAGATGCGCCTCGAGATGATCGGCGAGCGCATCGAGCGCGGCCTCGACGCTCGCGCCCTGCGAGCGGCCCGACGCCGCGACGCCGATCTGCGCCAGATAGGCCGCGCGGAAAGCGTCTTGCGCGAACATCCCGTGCAGGTAGCTGCCCGTCACCCGCCCGTCGGCCGAGGTCGCCCCCTCCGGCGCGCCGCCGATCCGCGCAAACGGGCGCGCCCGGTCGGCGCCCTCGGTGCGCCCGATGTGGATCTCATAGCCCGAGATCGCGAGCCCGGTGGGCGCATGCACCGCCTCGGTCCGCGTCAGGCGCTTGTCGGGCGTCATCACGGTTTCCACATCGAGAAGCCCGAGCCCCGGCGTGCGCCCCGGCGCGCCCTCAATCCCTTGCGGATCGTCGACGAACCTCCCCAGCATCTGGTAGCCGCCGCAGATACCCAGCACATGCCCGCCACGCCGCACATGCGCCGCAAGGTCGATATCCCAGCCCTGCGCGCGCAGAAAGTCGAGATCGCCCCGCGTCGATTTCGACCCGGGCAAGATCACCAGCCGCGCATCGCCCGGGATCGCCTCGCCCGGCCGCACCATGATCAGATCGACCCCGGGCTCGGCCTTCAGCGGATCGAGATCATCGAAATTCGCAATCCGCGAGAGCGTCAGACAGGCGATCTTCACCCCCCCGCCCAAGGGCCCCGAGGCGAGGTCGAGCGCGTCCTCGGCGGGCAGCAGATGCGCCTGCGCAAACCACGGCAAAACCCCGAACCCGCGCCAGCCGGTGCGCGCCTCGATCATCCGATAGCCATCGTCAAAGAGGCTCGGATCGCCGCGGAACTTGTTGATCAGAAAGCCCTCGATCATCGCCGCATCGGCCGGGTCCAGCACCGCCTGCGTGCCGACGATCTGCGCGATCACCCCGCCCCGGTCGATGTCGCCGGCAAGCACGACCGGCACATCGGCCGCCCGCGCAAAGCCCATGTTGGCAATATCGCCCGCCCGCAGATTGACCTCCGCCGGCGAGCCCGCGCCCTCGACGATCACCAGATCATGCGCCGCCTTCAGCCGCCCGAAACTCTCGAGCACAGCGCCCATCAGCTGCGGCTTGAGCGCCCAATATTCCCGCGCCCGCGTGGTCGTCAGCCGCCGCCCCTGCACCACGACCTGCGCACCAAGCTCGCTCTCCGGCTTCAAGAGGATCGGGTTCATGTCGACCATGGGCTCGAGCCCCGCGGCCCGCGCCTGCAAGGCTTGCGCCCGCCCGATCTCGCCGCCGTCCGCCGTCACCGCGGCGTTGTTCGACATGTTCTGCGGCTTGAATGGCGCCACGCTCAGGCCCCGCCGCACCGCCGCCCGGCACAGCCCCGCCACCAGCATCGACTTGCCGACATTCGAGCCCGCCCCCTGAATCATGATCGCCGTCATCGCCGCCCTCCAGCCGCGCGCCAGTTGAGAGTTCGGGAGCCTCCGGCGGGGATATTTATTGGCAAGATGAAAGGGAGGGCGGACGGGCGCCGCGCCTCGGGCCGGAGAACCGGGGGAGACGCGGCGCTTTCACCTTGCACGGTCATCGGGATCCCTCCCTGTACCGTAGAAAAAGGGTGCCAGATCATCCTTAACAAACCCTTACATTTCATCTTGCCAGAAATATCCCGGGGGTCCGGGGGCGGCGCCCCCGGCGCTCTCCGTCTTCGCGGCGTCAGAATTCCACGCCCGGCTGCCCCTTGATCCCGGAGCGGAACGGGTGTTTCACCAGCGTCATCTCGGTCACCAGATCGGCCGCCTCGATCAGCCCCTCGGCCGCGTTGCGCCCGGTCAGCACGACATGGGTGAGCGGCGGCTTTTCCGCGCGCAGGAAGGCCAGCACCTCGTCAAGCTCGAGGTAATCATAACGCAGCGCGATGTTGATCTCATCGAGCAGGACCATCCGGATCCGCGGGTCGTGGATCAGCTCCTTGGCCTTTTCCCAGCCGGCCTTGGCCGCGGCGATATCGCGCGCGCGGTCCTGCGTTTCCCAGGTAAAGCCTTCGCCCATCGCGTGAAACTGGCACAGATCGCCAAAATTTTCGGTCAGCAGGCGCCGCTCGCCGGTCTCCCAGGCGCCCTTGATGAACTGCACCACCGCGCAGGGCATGCCATGTGCGATGCAGCGCAGGATCATCCCGAACCCCGAGGAGGACTTGCCCTTGCCCGGCCCGGTATGGACGATGATCAGCCCCTTTTCGCCCTCTTTCGTCGCCATGATCTTGTCGCGGGCGGCCTTCTTCTTGGCCATCTTGCTGGCGTGGCGCTGCGATTCGGCCTGGGCGTCGGATTCTGTCGTCATTGCGGCGGTCCTCGTTCTTGACAAAGGGGGGCGGCTCGCTCAGGGAGGAAGCGCGCTGGTCCTGTCCTATGACAGGTGAAGAGGGAATGCGACAGGGTTTGCGACCAGGAACGGTCCGATCCCGAAGCGCAGCCGCCCCCGCGACCGTGACCGGAGAGGTCGCCCCGACCACTGGCTGAGGCTGGGAAGGTGGGGTGACCGCAGGGCCGACCCAACCCGGGGGCCCGAGATCCGCAAGCCGGGAGACCTGCCCGCGCATCGATGTAACGGGCGGACGGGGTGTTCCGCGACCGGCAGGTGGGCTTTGCCCCCCTCTGGCCCATGCCCCCATGCCAAGAAGAGGGGCCGCGCCATGTCTGCCGTGCTTCATGTCTGCACCACCTGCCGCGCCGCCGAAACGGCTTGCGCGGGCTGCGACCTCGGCGGCCCTGCGGCCGGCAATTGCGCGGGCTGCCCGCTCGCCATCGGCGCCGACGGCACCCGCCCGGGCGCGCGCCTCTATGAGGCGCTGAGCGCCGCCGCCCTGCCCGAGGGCGTCACGCTGCGCCCCGTCGAATGCCTCTCGGCCTGCAGCCAGGGCTGCGCCGTCGCGCTCTCGGCGCCGGGCAAATGGAGCTATGTCTACGGCCGCCTCTCGGCCCATGACGCCGCCGAGATCCTCGCCGGTGCCGCGCGCTATGCCGCCTGCGCCGATGGCCTCGTGCCCTGGCGCGAGCGCCCCGAAATCTTCCGCAAGCAAAGCCTTGCCCGTATCCCCCCGCAGGAGTGAGCGATGACCGATCTGACCAAAATCCCCGTGACCGTGATCACCGGCTTTCTCGGCGCGGGCAAGACCACGCTGATCCGGCATCTGATGGCGAACCCGCAGGGCAAGACCCTCGCCGTGCTCGTCAACGAGTTCGGCACGGTGGGCGTCGATGGCGAGATCCTGCGCCAATGCGCCGATGAGAACTGCCCCGACGAGAACATCGTCGAGCTCGCCAATGGCTGTATCTGCTGCACGGTGGCCGATGATTTCATCCCGACGATCGAGGCGCTGATGGCGCGGCCCAAGCGCCCCGATCACATCCTGATCGAGACCTCGGGGCTGGCGCTCCCGAAACCGCTCCTGAAGGCCTTCGACTGGCCCGCGATCCGCTCGAAGATCACGGTCGATGGCGTGATTGCGCTCGCCGATGCCGAGGCGGTGGCGGCGGGGCGCTTCGCCCCCGATGTCGCGGCCGTCGATGCCCAGCGCGCCGCCGATGACAGCATCGACCACGAGACGCCGCTCTCCGAGGTCTTCGAGGATCAGATCGCCTGCGCCGATATCGTGCTCCTGTCGAAGGCCGATCTGGCGGGCGAGGCGGGGCTTGCCGCCGCCCGCGCCGCGATCGAGGCCGAGGCGCCGCGCAAACTGCCGATCCTCGCGATGACCGAGGGCGTGATCGACCCGCAGGTGATCCTCGGGCTCGGCGCCGCGGCCGAGGACGACCTCGCCGCGCGCCCCTCGCACCATGATGACCACGGCGATCACGAGCATGACGATTTCGACACGGTGGTGATCGAGCTGCCCGAAATCGCCGACCCGGCGCGTCTTGTCGCCGCGATCGAGCGGCTCGCGCGCGAGCAGAACATCTTGCGCGTGAAGGGCCATGTCGCGGTGTTGGGCAAGCCGATGCGGCTGCTCGTGCAGGCGGTGGGCGAGCGCGTGCGCCAGCAATTCGACCGCCCCTGGGGCGCCGACCCGCGCCGCACCGCGCTCGTCGTCATCGCCGAGCATGACGATGTGAACGAGGCCGCGATCCGCGCGGTGTTGATGGAAGGCGCGGCCGGCTGATGCATGTCGTCTTCCGCGAAAGCCACGGGCTCGAGGAAAGCGCCGTGCCGACCGATCTGGGGCAGACGCCCGCGGATCTGGTCGTGCTGTCGTTTTCCGATAGCGATCTGGGGGCTTTCGCGGCGGGCTGGCAGCGGGCGCAGGGGGGCTTGCCGAGGCTGCGGCTGGCCAATCTCGTCGCGCTGCGCCATCCGATCTCGGTCGATACCTATGTCGAGCAAACGCTCGTGGGGGCGAAGGCGGTGCTGATCCGGCTGATCGGCGGCGAGGCTTACTGGCCCTATGGCCTCGCCTCGGTGCAGGATCTGGCGCGCAGGCGGGGGATCGCGCTCGCGGTTCTGCCGGCCGATGGGCGCGCGGACCCGCGCCTCGATGAGGTCTCGACGCTGCCCGTCGCCGTGCTGCGGCGGTTGAAGGATCTGTGCGATGCGGGCGGCGCGGTGGCGGCGCAGGCGGCGCTGGCCGAGCTTGCGCGCGCGGCGGGGCTCGCGGCCGAGGCGCCCGAAGGCGCGACCGAGATCCCCGAGTTCGGCTTTTACGACCCGGCCGCGGGCGTTTGTGCGGCGGGCCCGGCGGAAGTGCTGGTGAGCTTCTACCGCTCCTATCTCACCGCCGCCGATACCGCCCCGGTCGATGCGCTGATCGCGGCGTTTCGCGCGGCGGGGGTCTCGGCGCTGGGGGTCTTTGCGCCCTCGCTGAAGGCGCCGGGCTTTGCCGGCTGGCTCGGCGCCCAGGGGCTCGCGCCCCGCGCGGTGGTCAACGCGACCGCCTTTTCGGCGCAGGGGCCGAGCGGCAATACGCCCTTCGACGCCTTCGCCTGCCCGGTCTTCCAGGTCGCGCTCTCGACCGCGCGGCGACGCGATTGGGCCGAGGCCGAGCGCGGCCTCTCGCCTGCCGATCTCGCCATGCATGTCGTGCTGCCCGAGGTCGATGGCCGGATCTTCGCCGGCGTCGCCTCGTTCAAGCAACCCGCCCGCCGCGACCCCGATCTCGAATATGCCCGCTTTGCTCACCGCGCCGAGCCCGAGCGCATCGCCGCGATCGTGGCGCGGGTGGGCGGCTGGCTGCGGCTCGCGGCCACGCCCGCGCCCGCGCGCCGCCTCGCGCTGGTGCTCTCGACCTATCCGGGGCGGCCCTGGCAGATGGCCCATGCGGTCGGCCTCGATGCGCTGGCCTCGGCCGAGGCGCTGCTCGAGACGCTCGCGGCCGAGGGCTATGCGGTCGCCCCCGGCGCGCCGCTCGCCACGCTGGCCGAGGCGCGGGTCGCCTTCCCGCTCGCGGACTACGAGGCCGCGCTCGCCACCCTGCCCGAGAGCCTGCGCGCCGCCCTCACCGCGGCCCATGGCGCCCCCGAGGCCGACCCGGCCTTCGCCGACGGCGCCTTCCACTTCGCCGCGCTCTCCCGTGGCGCGGTCACCATCGCTTTGCAACCCGAGCGCGGCGCGCCCCGGGCCCGCGATGACGAGTATCACGACCTCACCCGCACGCCGCGCCACGCCTATGTCGCCTTCTACCTCTGGCTCGCCCAGAGCGCGCCCCATGCGCTCCTCCACATGGGCGCGCATGGCACGCTCGAGTGGTTGCCGGGCAAGGCGGTCGCGCTCTCGGGCGGGTGCTGGCCCGAGGCGCTGACCGGCGCGTTGCCGGTGATCTACCCGTTCATCGTCAACGACCCGGGCGAGGCCGCGCAGGCCAAACGTCGGATCGGCGCGGTCACGCTCGGCCACCTGCCGCCGCCGCAGCGCGCCGCCACCCTGCCCGCGGGGATGACCCATCTCGAGCGGCTTCTGGACGAATATTCCACCGCCGACGGCCTCGACCCCGCCCGCCGCGACCGGCTGATCGCCGATATCCGCGCCGAGGCCCGCGCCGCCGGGGTGGAGGCCGATCTCGGCCTGCCGCCGGGCGCCTCCGCCGCCGAGGCGATCACCCGCATCGACCGCTTCGTCTGCGATATCAAGGAAAGCC from the Rhodobacter xanthinilyticus genome contains:
- the cobN gene encoding cobaltochelatase subunit CobN, with product MHVVFRESHGLEESAVPTDLGQTPADLVVLSFSDSDLGAFAAGWQRAQGGLPRLRLANLVALRHPISVDTYVEQTLVGAKAVLIRLIGGEAYWPYGLASVQDLARRRGIALAVLPADGRADPRLDEVSTLPVAVLRRLKDLCDAGGAVAAQAALAELARAAGLAAEAPEGATEIPEFGFYDPAAGVCAAGPAEVLVSFYRSYLTAADTAPVDALIAAFRAAGVSALGVFAPSLKAPGFAGWLGAQGLAPRAVVNATAFSAQGPSGNTPFDAFACPVFQVALSTARRRDWAEAERGLSPADLAMHVVLPEVDGRIFAGVASFKQPARRDPDLEYARFAHRAEPERIAAIVARVGGWLRLAATPAPARRLALVLSTYPGRPWQMAHAVGLDALASAEALLETLAAEGYAVAPGAPLATLAEARVAFPLADYEAALATLPESLRAALTAAHGAPEADPAFADGAFHFAALSRGAVTIALQPERGAPRARDDEYHDLTRTPRHAYVAFYLWLAQSAPHALLHMGAHGTLEWLPGKAVALSGGCWPEALTGALPVIYPFIVNDPGEAAQAKRRIGAVTLGHLPPPQRAATLPAGMTHLERLLDEYSTADGLDPARRDRLIADIRAEARAAGVEADLGLPPGASAAEAITRIDRFVCDIKESQFGEGLHVFGQGACGPEERAGLLAALGGARVAPGPSGSPARGRADVLPTGRNLFSVDPRAVPSRAAQAQGVKLAEELLRKHLQDHGDWPRGLVIDLWGSATMRTSGEDFAMALHLAGLKPVWDAASGRVSGVEVVPLALLGRPRIDVTLRVSGLFRDVFPGLAQLFETGAGALAARDEAVGDNPYRARAPRVFGPAPGQYGLGMGAALEAFTEAARAAAGEAWLAASSHAIGADGQSRADRAGLEARLRGADSFVHAQDLPESDVLLAADYAAHEAGFAAALARLGAPAPALYHLDATRPDRPRARTLTEEIARVTRARAANPAWVEGMMAHGFRGAAEIAATLDHMAAFAHLAQVVPAHLFDLYHEATLGRAEVTAFLARENPEALGAMRDLFRRLAEAGLWATRRNSIAASLEENP
- the cobD gene encoding threonine-phosphate decarboxylase CobD — encoded protein: MRDHGGNIDQARAAYGGADWIDLSTGINRVPYPLPALSPEAWTMLPTAEAKAGLIAAARAAFGTEAPGVALAGAQAAIQLLPRLLGPGRARVLGPTYNEHAASLRAGGWAVEEVETLEGLAGADLAVVVNPNNPDGRTHAPAALRALAPRVGQLVVDESFADPVPGLSLLADPGEILVLRSFGKFWGLAGLRLGFAFGPAARIAGLAEMAGPWPVSGAAIEIGRVALADTAWRAATIARLTAEAARIDALAARAGWRLVGGTALFRSYDTPDAAAAQDRLARARIWSRIFPYSPRWIRLGLPGGGAEWQRLEEALV
- a CDS encoding DUF1636 family protein, with product MSAVLHVCTTCRAAETACAGCDLGGPAAGNCAGCPLAIGADGTRPGARLYEALSAAALPEGVTLRPVECLSACSQGCAVALSAPGKWSYVYGRLSAHDAAEILAGAARYAACADGLVPWRERPEIFRKQSLARIPPQE
- the cobW gene encoding cobalamin biosynthesis protein CobW, which produces MTDLTKIPVTVITGFLGAGKTTLIRHLMANPQGKTLAVLVNEFGTVGVDGEILRQCADENCPDENIVELANGCICCTVADDFIPTIEALMARPKRPDHILIETSGLALPKPLLKAFDWPAIRSKITVDGVIALADAEAVAAGRFAPDVAAVDAQRAADDSIDHETPLSEVFEDQIACADIVLLSKADLAGEAGLAAARAAIEAEAPRKLPILAMTEGVIDPQVILGLGAAAEDDLAARPSHHDDHGDHEHDDFDTVVIELPEIADPARLVAAIERLAREQNILRVKGHVAVLGKPMRLLVQAVGERVRQQFDRPWGADPRRTALVVIAEHDDVNEAAIRAVLMEGAAG
- the bluB gene encoding 5,6-dimethylbenzimidazole synthase: MEFDDLAREALARILRWRRDVRHFRPDPVAEPVLERLRAAMDCAPSVGNARPWRVMRVESPAIRAEVRAIFERCNAEAAGQYAGARASAYAQLKLQGMDAAPVQLAVFTVTDPEAGHRLGRLTMPETLRQSTAMAIYTLWLAARAENLGLGMVSILDPEAVARAVGAPAGWEFAAWLCIGHPEFTDDTPLLHRAGWQENAPTVWDKI
- a CDS encoding cobyric acid synthase, producing the protein MTAIMIQGAGSNVGKSMLVAGLCRAAVRRGLSVAPFKPQNMSNNAAVTADGGEIGRAQALQARAAGLEPMVDMNPILLKPESELGAQVVVQGRRLTTTRAREYWALKPQLMGAVLESFGRLKAAHDLVIVEGAGSPAEVNLRAGDIANMGFARAADVPVVLAGDIDRGGVIAQIVGTQAVLDPADAAMIEGFLINKFRGDPSLFDDGYRMIEARTGWRGFGVLPWFAQAHLLPAEDALDLASGPLGGGVKIACLTLSRIANFDDLDPLKAEPGVDLIMVRPGEAIPGDARLVILPGSKSTRGDLDFLRAQGWDIDLAAHVRRGGHVLGICGGYQMLGRFVDDPQGIEGAPGRTPGLGLLDVETVMTPDKRLTRTEAVHAPTGLAISGYEIHIGRTEGADRARPFARIGGAPEGATSADGRVTGSYLHGMFAQDAFRAAYLAQIGVAASGRSQGASVEAALDALADHLEAHLDVGGLLGLAR
- the cbiB gene encoding adenosylcobinamide-phosphate synthase CbiB — translated: MSFAGMMLVAVACDLAFGWPGALYARIGHPVTWLGRLIGALDRRLNRPGRPRRARGVLAAAVVIGLAAGVGGLAQALLPEGVWGVVLGGVLAWPLVAIRSMHEHVAAVARPLLAGDIPAARQAVAMIVGRDPSRLDSAGVARAALESLAENSSDGIVAPLFWGVVAGLPGIAAYKAINTLDSMIGHRTPRHEAFGWASARIDDWVNLIPARLTGLLFALASGRPGRGLRVMARDARAHRSPNAGWPEAAMAGALGVRLSGPRVYADRVAEEPWLNGTCPDPFPADLARGLALYARAMALGVALIALAAAGGI
- the cobO gene encoding cob(I)yrinic acid a,c-diamide adenosyltransferase; the protein is MTTESDAQAESQRHASKMAKKKAARDKIMATKEGEKGLIIVHTGPGKGKSSSGFGMILRCIAHGMPCAVVQFIKGAWETGERRLLTENFGDLCQFHAMGEGFTWETQDRARDIAAAKAGWEKAKELIHDPRIRMVLLDEINIALRYDYLELDEVLAFLRAEKPPLTHVVLTGRNAAEGLIEAADLVTEMTLVKHPFRSGIKGQPGVEF